The Antedon mediterranea chromosome 11, ecAntMedi1.1, whole genome shotgun sequence genome window below encodes:
- the LOC140061988 gene encoding laminin subunit alpha-1-like, producing MRGELTLFILFVCFNLISSQQNDDVGLFPHIFNLATNAKITTNATCGVNGSETYCRLVEIIPDEQPTTTSNPQCLVCDSNSLDEKDRHVISNAIDGTSSWWQSPSISNGDQFHFVTITLDLGQVFQIAYIILKAANSPRPGNWILERSIDGIVYKPWQYYAMSNEDCYNVYGIPAKNSMWHFERDDEVMCTSYYSKLEPLENGEIHTSLVNGRPSSLSSPSKEFLNFTTARFIRFRFQRIRTLHGYLMSDPELQGNIDSLVTRRYYYSIKDISIGGQCMCLGHARTCVQDPTSPADNPILRCICEHNTCGSSCEQCCPGYHQQPWRPGSQIEGNRCEACNCHGHSSSCYYSAEVARKQESLNMYGKYIGGGVCVNCRFNTAGNNCQTCKDGFYRPLGIEPDDPFPCTRCQCNPVGTTVTFDYMMMCIKSDRDMPTGKNPGDCICKEGFTGAKCDRCAFGYRGFPNCQPCPCSTLGSINSDPCDEPCLCKPNVIGSQCNECKPGYFNLQQHNPMGCTKCFCFGLTTVCESLPWGIRKIKTMSGWLVTNFDGSSSILPQKEVITELAIEHTAVVERLQTPEYYWSAPTEFLGRKLTAFGGKFEYTILFETSRPGVKSVPGMDIIMMGNGIILYRSFLSITPDQNELVSVQMTEEGWNVYNRNVDIRSQRHGRKATQSEFMSVLAGLTRLQIRASYSNAATFTRLKDVSLDVVSEDATDSEAEYYTSVERCMCPPTFEGLSCEECEVGYRRVGGLLLQGECESCDCNGHTLNCDDITGECLTCLHNTYGPTCEYCLPGYYGNPLIGKADDCKRCACPLLESKNNFSPTCEIDVNYGYICTQCEEGYEGRRCDRCANGYFGDPTKSGDTCKPCQTICNNNIDPSVPGSCDRVVGKCLKCIYNTAGNRCERCADGYYGDAVRNRNCQACQCDVVGSISHICNRFTGACLCKPFVTGPNCDSCQPGFFNVSNTGCLSCQCNNIGSVHSRCDGVTGQCFCKPGVSGIHCDQCDAGFYSFTSNGCLACDCGGGSCNPVTGDCQCPLNTEGIRCDKCLPDTWGYNPITGCKTCNCSNVGSSHSQCDLNTGDCKCDGRFMRPFCDKCKLGYRDFPTCRKCKCDLAGSEPSSCRGNKCSCENDGQCLCKSNVKGKMCYKCRKGSFSLQEVIPSGCVSCWCSRVTSECQAADYIFKKLTSNPDWMFVLSNMERSIITEVGLNVMIEGVVVDLRFAGPAVGSHVYVNLPKQFLGKKLASYGGKFSYVIKAMSGYVLDDEEPDIVVMGQDKVLTAVTQHSGSLRTLELLEMNFVHSESEELVSRSELMEVFNEIEAILVRVSYSDKAMVVSVSEIELDIGESRRGQSGVGALSIEQCMCPPGYEGLSCERCSAGYHYISQGPFAGQCETCTCNGHSNTCNTTTGICLDCQHNTYGPRCESCSTGYYGDATQGTSRDCQQCACPQSGIIGNFSPTCTLADDGELSCTDCDLRYTGRYCHRCADGYYGDPTTGTGRCFPCECDKLGSVSNTCDKVTGHCTCLAGVMGPLCDQCEPLYGLEEGGCVSCYDNNCTGRLLYMIDSLKTPNFNVTAVAPWPTLAKLENETIELKQKYEAAKATKPIEVRRLDKQLKDLKKQAKRQERESVNLKRSAKDFSGNANETRQDAVTLENYINSLSRLVQDTIEYVRNQIENFATKPVQEGQLIIDEAKRIIAEIEAKDFSNQELLSDQELVLSQDVLRRAQELLDLSADDLNTLIMSILQSINDVNNKYVEIIDWSTQANNASESAHLLNLRSLANKQQVEIHTQSAKMLAKDAEKNLREAQELLVDANRFLNIGLANSQILQADYNNLTTQVDILSEATGLLARGVLPLQAIVDTAGRHSADLLAISNSIIELFGPTRNYAEDALRAANAYSDIVRAVREADNASKIARRAADEAYRTSYPNSGASLPDRAELAITRSNDQLTAANRAKGRSEALRSRLNDVISKMALIQPLLVEGHTELDVILGLLGSFDTVVFLSFFRPW from the exons GTCTCTTTCCACATATCTTCAATCTTGCCACCAATGCCAAAATCACCACAAATGCAACATGCGGCGTAAACGGTTCCGAAACATATTGTCGATTAGTTGAGATCATTCCAGATGAACAGCCTACCACTACAAGTAATCCACAGTGTCTTGTGTGTGACTCAAACAGTCTGGATGAGAAGGATCGGCATGTTATATCAAATGCTATAGATGGTACTAGTTCATGGTGGCAGAGTCCATCAATATCAAATGGTGACCAATTCCACTTCGTTACCATTACTCTTGATCTCGGTCAG GTTTTCCAAATTGCATATATTATTCTAAAAGCAGCCAACTCACCTCGCCCTGGCAATTGGATCTTGGAGAGGTCAATTGACGGCATAGTGTACAAACCATGGCAGTATTACGCAATGAGCAACGAGGATTGCTACAATGTTTACGGTATTCCAGCAAAGAATAGTATGTGGCATTTTGAACGAGATGATGAAGTCATGTGTACTTCATATTATTCCAAATTAGAACCACTTGAAAATGGAGAGATACATACATCATTAGTAAATGGAAGACCATCAAGCTTATCTAGTCCATCTAAAGAATTTCTT aaCTTCACGACAGCTCGTTTTATAAGATTTAGGTTTCAACGGATTCGTACGTTGCATGGATATTTAATGAGTGATCCAGAACTGCAGGGCAATATCGATTCACTGGTTACAAGAAGG tattattactCAATTAAAGACATCTCAATTGGGGGACAGTGTATGTGTTTAGGACACGCAAGAACGTGTGTACAAGACCCAACATCCCCTGCAGACAACCCA ATTTTAAGGTGCATATGTGAACACAACACATGTGGGAGTAGCTGTGAACAATGTTGCCCTGGTTACCATCAGCAACCATGGCGACCAGGCAGTCAAATAGAGGGCAATCGGTGTGAGG CTTGTAATTGCCATGGTCACTCAAGCTCATGCTACTATAGTGCTGAGGTTGCTAGGAAACAAGAAAGTCTAAACATGTATGGCAAATACATTGGTGGTGGAGTGTGTGTCAACTGTAGATTCAACACAGCTGGTAACAATTGTCAAACTTGTAAAGATGGCTTCTACCGCCCTCTAGGTATTGAACCTGATGATCCATTTCCATGCACAA gGTGTCAGTGCAATCCAGTTGGAACAACTGTGACCTTTGACTACATGATGATGTGTATCAAAAGTGATAGAGATATGCCCACTGGAAAG AATCCTGGTGATTGTATTTGTAAGGAAGGGTTCACCGGGGCTAAATGTGACAGGTGTGCATTTGGTTACCGTGGTTTCCCGAATTGTCAGCCTTGTCCGTGCAGCACCCTCGGAAGCATTAATTCTGACCCATGTGATGAACCATGTTTATGTAAA CCTAATGTCATTGGAAGTCAGTGTAATGAATGCAAACCAGGTTATTTCAATCTACAACAACACAATCCAATGGGTTGTACAAAATGCTTTTGTTTTGGTCTTACTACTGTATGTGAAAGTCTACCATGGGGCATCAGAAAG ATAAAGACTATGTCAGGCTGGCTTGTTACAAACTTTGACGGATCAAGTTCAATTCTTCCACAAAAAGAAGTCATCACAGAGCTGGCTATTGAGCACACTGCAGTGGTAGAAAGACTACAAACACCAGAATATTACTGGAGCGCACCTACCGAATTCTTAGGAAGAAAG ttaACAGCCTTTGGTGGAAAATTtgaatatacaattttatttgaaaCTAGTAGACCAGGTGTAAAATCAGTCCCAGGAATGGATATCATAATGATG GGAAATGGTATAATTTTGTACAGAAGTTTTTTATCAATTACACCTGACCAAAATGAGTTAGTTAGTGTACAAATGACAGAGGAAGGATGGAATGTCTATAATAGAAATGTTGATATCAGAAGCCAACGACATGGACGCAAAGCAACACAGAGTGAATTTATGTCGGTATTAGCAGGCTTGACCAGGTTACAGATCAGAGCTAGTTATAGTAATGCTGCAACATTCACAAG ATTAAAAGATGTTTCATTAGATGTTGTATCAGAAGATGCTACTGATTCTGAAGCTGAATATTATACAAGTGTTGAAAGATGTATGTGTCCTCCTACTTTTGAGGGCTTATCATGCGAG gaATGTGAAGTTGGTTATCGACGTGTTGGCGGGTTGCTACTTCAAGGGGAGTGTGAGAGTTGTGATTGTAATGGCCATACACTCAACTGCGATGATATCACAGGGGAATGTCTA ACTTGTTTGCATAACACCTATGGACCAACTTGTGAGTATTGCCTACCTGGTTACTATGGCAACCCATTGATTGGCAAGGCTGACGACTGCAAGCGTTGTGCTTGTCCTCTTCTAGAATCAAAGAACAA tttcagTCCCACATGTGAAATTGATGTAAATTATGGTTATATATGCACTCAATGTGAAGAAGGCTATGAAGGAAGACGTTGTGACAG GTGCGCAAATGGCTACTTTGGCGACCCTACAAAATCTGGAGATACCTGTAAACCATGTCAGACAATCTGCAATAACAATATTGATCCGTCGGTTCCTGGAAGCTGTGACCGTGTTGTaggaaaatgtttaaaatgtatctACAATACGGCAGGTAACAGGTGCGAAAGATGCGCTGATGGTTACTATGGTGATGCTGTACGCAATAGGAACTGCCAAG CATGCCAGTGTGATGTTGTTGGTTCCATTTCACATATCTGCAACCGCTTTACAGGAGCCTGTCTCTGCAAACCTTTTGTTACTGGACCTAATTGTGACAGTTGCCAG CCTGGGTTCTTCAACGTCTCCAATACTGGTTGTCTTTCATGCCAGTGTAATAACATTGGATCTGTTCACAGTAGGTGTGATGGGGTTACAGGTCAATGTTTTTGTAAACCAGGTGTTTCAGGAATCCATTGTGACCAGTGTGATGCAGGATTCTATTCATTTACATCAAATGGTTGTCTGG CTTGTGATTGTGGAGGAGGGTCATGTAACCCAGTTACCGGTGACTGTCAGTGTCCTCTTAACACTGAAGGTATACGCTGTGACAAGTGTCTACCAGATACATGGGGCTACAACCCAATCACTGGATGCAAG ACATGTAATTGTAGCAATGTTGGTTCCAGTCACTCCCAATGTGACCTTAACACTGGAGATTGCAA ATGTGATGGACGATTCATGAGGCCATTTTGTGACAAGTGTAAGCTTGGTTACCGTGATTTTCCCACCTGTAGAAAATGCAAATGTGATCTAGCTGGTTCAGAACCTAGTAGTTGTCGGGGGAACAAGTGTAGCTGTGAAAATGATGGTCAATGTCTTTGTAAG tCAAATGTGAAAGGAAAGATGTGTTACAAATGCAGAAAAGGTTCATTTAGTCTCCAAGAAGTCATTCCGAGTGGATGTGTTAGCTGTTGGTGTTCTAGGGTTACTTCCGAGTGCCAGGCAGCAGACTACATATTCAAAAAG TTGACATCAAATCCTGATTGGATGTTTGTATTAAGTAACATGGAACGTAGTATCATTACTGAAGTTGGTCTAAACGTCATGATAGAGGGAGTGGTGGTCGATTTGAGGTTTGCTGGACCAGCAGTTGGTTCACATGTGTATGTGAATCTGCCAAAACAGTTCCTTGGCAAAAAA CTTGCTTCATATGGTGGTAAGTTTAGCTATGTGATCAAGGCCATGTCTGGCTATGTGCTTGACGATGAGGAGCCTGATATTGTGGTCATGGGACAAGACAAGGTACTGACAGCAGTAACGCAGCATTCTGGATCGTTGAGAACTCTAGAATTACTGGAG ATGAATTTTGTTCATAGTGAATCTGAGGAACTAGTAAGTCGTAGCGAACTGATGGAAGTTTTTAACGAAATTGAAGCGATACTTGTACGTGTCTCTTACAGTGACAAAGCAATGGTTGTAAGCGTATCCGAAATTGAACTCGATATTGGTGAGTCTCGCAGAGGGCAATCTGGTGTGGGGGCACTTTCCATCGAACAGTGTATGTGTCCACCTGGATATGAAGGCCTTTCTTGTGag CGTTGTTCTGCGGGATATCATTACATCTCTCAAGGACCATTTGCTGGTCAATGTGAAACATGTACATGTAATGGACATTCTAATACCTGCAACACTACTACCGGTATTTGCTTA GATTGCCAACACAACACATATGGACCTCGATGCGAATCATGTTCAACGGGTTACTATGGTGACGCGACCCAAGGTACAAGTCGTGATTGTCAGCAATGCGCTTGTCCACAATCTGGAATTATTGGAAA TTTCAGTCCAACATGCACACTTGCTGATGATGGAGAACTCAGCTGTACAGATTGTGACCTTCGCTACACTGGCAGATATTGTCACAG GTGTGCTGACGGTTACTATGGTGACCCGACAACCGGAACAGGCAGGTGTTTCCCATGTGAATGTGACAAACTTGGTTCAGTTTCTAACACATGTGATAAGGTCACGGGTCATTGCACATGCTTAGCGGGTGTCATGGGACCATTATGTGATCAGTGTGAGCCACTGTATGGCCTTGAAGAGGGAGGATGTGTTT CTTGCTATGACAACAACTGTACTGGAAGACTATTATATATGATAGACTCCTTGAAGACACCTAATTTTAACGTGACAGCTGTTGCACCATGGCCTACTCTTGCAAAACTTGAAAATGAAACTATAGAGTTAAAG CAAAAGTATGAAGCGGCAAAAGCAACAAAACCTATTGAAGTACGACGATTAGACAAGCAATTAAAAGACCTGAAGAAGCAAGCAAAACGACAAGAGAGAGAA TCTGTTAATCTTAAGAGGAGCGCCAAAGATTTCAGTGGGAATGCAAATGAAACCAGACAAGATGCTGTAACTCTGGAGAATTATATTAACAGCCTTTCCAGATTGGTCCAAG ATACTATAGAATATGTGAGGAACCAAATTGAAAACTTTGCTACAAAACCTGTCCAAGAAGGTCAACTAATTATAGATGAAGCTAAAAGAATCATAGCAGAAATTGAGGCCAAAGATTTTAGTAACCAAGAATTATTGTCTGATCAGGAACTAGT GTTGAGCCAGGATGTTTTGAGAAGAGCCCAAGAATTACTGGACCTAAGTGCTGATGACTTAAATACACTGATAATGTCCATCCTGCAAAGTATCAATGACGTCAACAACAAGTATGTTGAGATTATTGATTGGAGTACGCAAGCAAACAATGCATCTGAATCAGCTCATCTCCTCAATCTAAGAAGTTTAGCAAATAAACAACAAGTTGAG ataCACACACAATCTGCTAAAATGTTGGCAAAAGATGCTGAGAAGAATTTGAGAGAAGCCCAGGAGTTGTTAGTAGATGCAAACAGATTCCTGAATATTGGTCTAGCAAATTCACAG attCTGCAAGCAGATTACAACAACCTCACAACACAGGTGGATATTTTAAGTGAAGCTACTGGCCTTCTTGCCAGAGGTGTGCTGCCATTGCAAGCAATAGTTGACACAGCAGGCAGACACTCGGCTGATCTATTAGCAATATCAAATAGTATAATTGA ATTATTTGGTCCAACAAGGAATTATGCTGAGGATGCACTGAGGGCAGCAAATGCTTATAGTGACATTGTACGTGCTGTTAGAGAAGCAGATAATGCAAGTAAAATAGCACGTCGTGCGGCTGATGAAGCATATAGAACC agTTATCCGAATTCTGGAGCTTCTTTACCCGACCGGGCTGAGTTGGCCATAACCAGAAGTAATGACCAGCTAACTGCTGCTAATAGGGCAAAAGGTCGATCTGAGGCATTGAGGTCAAGATTGAATGATGTGATTTCTAAAATGGCTCTTATCCAACCACTATTGGTGGAAGGCCATACAGAACTAGATGTTATTCTTGGACTTCTTGGTTCATTTGATACAG TCGTATTTTTATCTTTCTTTAGACCTTGGTAG